From one Physeter macrocephalus isolate SW-GA chromosome 18, ASM283717v5, whole genome shotgun sequence genomic stretch:
- the OR12D2 gene encoding LOW QUALITY PROTEIN: olfactory receptor 12D2 (The sequence of the model RefSeq protein was modified relative to this genomic sequence to represent the inferred CDS: substituted 1 base at 1 genomic stop codon) — protein sequence MLNQTSITEFLLLGMIDIQELQAFLFVVFLTIYFVSVVGNGAILRIVISDPRLHSPMYFFLGNLSCLDICYSTVTLPKKLENFLSTHKAISFLGRVSQLHFFHFLGSTEAMLLPVMAFDRFVAICKPLRYTLIMNHQVCTQMAIHALLHSMMTSCLNFYGSNHIHHFFCDVKPLLNIAXHWQLASLTQELACGNIELNQWLLNTVRGTIAMGPFFLTLVSYFYIIIYLFFKTHSCSMFRKALSTCASHFMVVVLFYAPVIFTYIHPASGSSMDQDWIIAIMYSVVTPVLNPLIYTLRNKAVKGALRRAIRRRL from the coding sequence atgctGAACCAAACTTCAATCACTGAATTTCTTCTCCTGGGAATGATAGACATCCAGGAACTGCAggcttttctctttgttgtttttcttacaATTTACTTTGTCAGTGTGGTTGGGAATGGAGCCATCCTGAGGATTGTCATCTCTGATCCAAGACTCCATTCTCCTATGTATTTCTTTCTGGGAAACCTGTCATGTCTAGATATCTGCTACTCCACGGTGACACTGCCAAAGAAGCTGGAGAACTTCCTCTCTACACACAAAGCAATTTCTTTCTTGGGACGCGTAAGCCAGCTTCATTTCTTCCACTTTCTGGGCAGCACAGAGGCCATGTTGTTGCCCGTGATGGCCTTTGACCGCTTTGTGGCTATCTGCAAACCACTTCGTTACACTCTTATCATGAATCATCAGGTCTGTACCCAGATGGCTATCCATGCCCTGCTGCACTCAATGATGACCTCTTGCTTAAACTTCTATGGATCCAATCATATCCATCATTTCTTCTGTGATGTTAAGCCATTGCTTAACATTGCTTAACATTGGCAGTTGGCCTCCTTAACGCAGGAGTTGGCCTGTGGGAACATTGAGCTCAACCAGTGGCTGCTCAATACTGTGAGGGGGACCATTGCCATGGGCCCATTCTTTCTAACACTTGTCTCCTATTTCTACATTATTATCTATCTTTTCTTCAAGACGCATTCTTGCAGCATGTTTCGTAAAGCACTGTCCACTTGTGCCTCCCACTTCATGGTAGTTGTTCTTTTCTATGCTCCTGTTATTTTCACTTATATTCATCCTGCCTCAGGTAGCTCCATGGACCAGGACTGGATCATTGCCATTATGTACAGTGTGGTCACTCCCGTACTAAATCCACTGATCTATACTTTGAGGAACAAGGCAGTAAAGGGGGCCTTGAGGAGGGCGATCAGAAGGAGGCTCTGA